A stretch of Blautia liquoris DNA encodes these proteins:
- the uraA gene encoding uracil permease codes for MEKKVIQVEEKVPAKMLIPLSIQHMFAMFGASVLVPFVLGINPAIVLFMNGIGTLLFILITKGKSPAYLGSSFAFLAPAGIVIAKYGFEYAQGGFVVVGICGCILAFIIYKFGTDWIDIVLPPAAMGPVVALIGLELAGNAAENAGLVNVDKVDMRNVIVFLVTLGVAVFGQLLFRGFLSVIPILVAIICGYVTAAICGILNFSEVVKAPWFALPHFQLAKFNLGAIITILPVLLVVTSEHIGHQVVTGKIVGRDLIKDPGLHKTLFSDYFSTALSGLIGSVPTTTYGENIGVMAVTKVYSVQVIGGAAICSIIVSLCGKMSTLISTIPGPVIGGISILLYGMIGTSGLRILVDSQVDYGINRNLILTSVIFVIGLSGISVNIGSVSLTGMILACVVGMLLSLTFYVLDKLHLTNDQ; via the coding sequence ATGGAAAAGAAGGTAATACAAGTTGAGGAGAAGGTGCCCGCAAAGATGCTGATTCCTCTTAGCATTCAACATATGTTTGCCATGTTCGGAGCATCGGTGCTGGTGCCCTTTGTGCTGGGAATCAATCCTGCCATTGTGCTTTTTATGAATGGAATCGGAACGTTGCTCTTTATTCTGATAACGAAAGGCAAATCTCCTGCATATCTGGGATCAAGCTTCGCCTTTCTTGCACCTGCCGGCATTGTCATTGCCAAATACGGTTTTGAATATGCACAGGGCGGTTTTGTCGTTGTCGGTATCTGCGGATGTATTCTTGCGTTCATCATCTATAAGTTTGGGACAGACTGGATTGATATTGTGCTGCCTCCAGCCGCCATGGGACCTGTGGTAGCGTTAATCGGACTGGAGCTTGCAGGAAATGCTGCCGAGAATGCCGGACTTGTAAACGTTGATAAAGTAGATATGAGAAATGTAATTGTATTTTTGGTAACCCTGGGAGTTGCAGTGTTTGGACAGCTACTGTTTCGTGGCTTTTTATCTGTAATTCCGATATTGGTCGCAATCATCTGCGGATATGTAACAGCAGCAATTTGCGGGATCCTGAATTTCAGCGAGGTGGTGAAGGCTCCGTGGTTTGCATTGCCACATTTTCAACTTGCAAAGTTCAATTTGGGCGCTATTATCACAATTTTGCCGGTTCTGTTGGTGGTAACCTCTGAACATATTGGACATCAGGTTGTAACCGGTAAGATTGTAGGGAGGGATCTGATCAAGGATCCAGGTCTCCATAAAACACTGTTTAGTGATTATTTTTCAACAGCACTATCCGGACTGATTGGCTCGGTTCCCACGACAACTTATGGGGAGAATATTGGAGTTATGGCTGTCACAAAGGTTTACAGTGTGCAGGTCATCGGGGGAGCGGCAATCTGTTCCATCATCGTATCCTTATGCGGTAAGATGTCTACACTGATCAGCACAATACCAGGTCCAGTCATCGGAGGAATCTCGATCTTGCTCTATGGCATGATCGGAACTTCGGGGCTTCGTATTTTGGTGGACTCTCAAGTTGACTATGGAATCAACAGAAATCTGATTTTGACATCTGTGATCTTTGTTATCGGACTTTCGGGAATCTCTGTCAATATCGGAAGCGTCTCACTGACCGGAATGATATTGGCATGTGTGGTCGGCATGCTGCTGTCACTGACATTCTATGTTCTTGACAAGCTGCATCTTACAAATGATCAATAA
- a CDS encoding homocysteine S-methyltransferase family protein: MNKQEFKELAGSGIVILDGATGTNMTKAGMPKGISTEFWILEHADVLKDLQKEYIKAGSQIVYAPTFSANRISLRNFHMETRVEELNTRLVEISKEAVQGNAYIAGDLTTTGKRLEPNGELTYEELLDAYKEQITALANAGADLLVAETMLAVDEMMAALDAASSVCDLPMMCSMTVEADGTGFFGGSALEAMETLQEMDAAAVGINCSLGPDQLESVVSAMSKRAKIPVIAKPNAGNPLINDKGEAIYNMEAFEFARHMKTLADAGASVIGGCCGTDPEYIRQIVEVLKV; encoded by the coding sequence ATGAATAAACAAGAATTCAAAGAACTGGCTGGATCCGGCATCGTTATTCTGGACGGAGCGACCGGTACGAATATGACAAAAGCCGGGATGCCAAAGGGGATCAGTACTGAATTCTGGATTTTGGAACATGCAGATGTGCTTAAAGATCTGCAGAAAGAATACATAAAGGCCGGTTCACAGATTGTCTATGCACCGACGTTTTCCGCGAACAGGATCAGTCTTCGCAATTTCCATATGGAAACGCGTGTTGAGGAGTTAAACACTCGTCTTGTTGAGATTTCCAAAGAGGCAGTGCAGGGAAACGCTTATATAGCCGGTGATCTGACTACCACAGGCAAAAGACTTGAGCCAAATGGCGAACTTACGTATGAAGAACTTTTGGATGCCTATAAAGAACAGATTACTGCACTCGCGAACGCTGGAGCGGATCTTCTCGTTGCAGAAACAATGCTTGCTGTGGATGAGATGATGGCAGCACTTGATGCAGCCTCCAGTGTCTGTGATCTTCCTATGATGTGTTCCATGACCGTGGAAGCGGATGGTACCGGGTTCTTCGGAGGAAGTGCCTTAGAAGCCATGGAAACACTTCAGGAGATGGATGCGGCGGCGGTTGGCATCAACTGTTCTCTTGGTCCGGATCAGCTGGAATCCGTGGTTTCAGCGATGAGTAAAAGAGCAAAGATTCCCGTTATCGCAAAGCCAAATGCAGGGAATCCTCTGATCAATGATAAAGGAGAAGCCATTTACAACATGGAAGCTTTCGAATTCGCCCGACATATGAAGACACTCGCAGACGCGGGTGCCAGTGTGATTGGCGGATGTTGTGGAACGGATCCGGAATATATCCGGCAGATTGTTGAAGTATTAAAAGTTTAA